CCGAGACCGGCGAGGCCGACCGTACGAACGGAGAAATCGGCGTGCCGCGGGTAGACCTCGACGCGGACGGGCGTTTCCGGCTCATGGCCGTAGCGCTCCGAGATCGCGTCGTATGCCTCCTCGGCGAGCGCAGCCGCATACGGGAAGAGCAGGTCCGCCTCGTCGCGGTGAAGGAAGAACGCGAAGCGCGGCGTCGTACGCTCGACGTACCGCGGGTACGTGTCGAGCAGGTCGAGCGTGTTCTTGACCCACACGTTGAACGGGTCGCCTGCGAATGCTGCCTCCAGCGATGCGCGGGCGGCCGCAGCGTCGCCGATGCGCATCAGGTTGAGCCCCCGCAACGCGTGCGCTGCCCAGTCTGTCGAATCCACAGAGATCGCGCGCTCCGCCATGCGCACCGCATCGCGGTAGCGGCGCGTCTGCACCGCGAGCTCGCCGATGGTCGTGTAAACGGTGGAGTGTCGCGGGTTGCGCCGCAGCACCGCCTGCACCCGGCTGTTCCAGTCGTCGCCGCGCAGGTATGCGTTGGCCGCATCCATGGTGCGGGCATCGAGCGAGCTGCTGTCGATCGCGAGCGCGCTCCTGATCGCGGATGCCGCGCTGTCGTACTGCTCCCCGATCATCTGCATGCGTGCCCGCAGCAGGTGCGCGTCGACCAGGCGCGGGTTCGTCTCCAGTGCCTGTCCGATGGGCTCGCCAGGGTCGCCGACGCCTTCGATCATCCGCACGCGGGCCAGGCCGAGCAGCGCGCCGGGATGCCGCGGGTTCTGCTCCAGCACTTCGCGAAAGAGCGCCCCCGCGTCCGTGGTGTTGTACTTCTCCAGGAAGAGCAGCCCGCGCTGCACGCGCGCCTCGTGATTCGCGGGATCGCGCGCCACCGCCTCGCCGAGCGCGCGATTGGCATCGTGGAAGAGCTGCGGGTCTCGGCGGCCGAGGTAGCTCACCGCGACACCGACCGCCACCAGGGCGTCGGAGGATTGCGCAGCGCCGCCGTTGTAGATGTCGATGAAGCGATCGAAATGATGGAGCGCCTGTTCGCGCTCGCCCGTGCGCCACGCGAGCAATCCTGCGTTCAGCAGCGCCCGCTCCGCTCCGGCCGCCAGCTGCACCGACTGCGACGGCGCTGCTTCCGGAGACCCGAGCGGTGACTGCCCTCGCAGTGCCAGCAGAAACGCGCGCTCTGCGTCCTCGAGCCTGCCCTGCGCCAGCAGCGCCTCGCCGTAGACCGCACCGAGTGCCGGTGTGATTTCGCCGTCCCAGTCGCGGACGGCCGATTCTGCATCCTCGTAGCGCCCGACCTCAATCAGCGTGCGTGCCAGCGCGGCCAGCGCATCGGCGTCCCCTGCAGCCGCTTCTCGCCCGAGCGCCGCGATCGCGTCCTGGTAGCGGCCGGTACGCAGCGCCTCCCGCCCGTCCTCCTGCGCACGGGCGCAGCCGGGGTGGAGCAGGAGCGCAGCTCCCATGACCAGGACGGTGCGCTTCGTCATGTGAGCAGTCGACGCAGCGGCTGCCAACCTCATCGGGTGCCCCCCTCGATGCGGCGGATCGCCTGGCTGGTGGTGGCCAGCTCGACGAGCAGCGCTTCCAGCTCCTGCTCGTACTGCGCCGCGTTCATCTGAGCCCGGCGGGCGCGCAGCGCATCGATCCGGGACTGCAGCCCCGTGCGCTTTTCGTAGAGAGCGCGCAACTCCGTGCTCGCACCTGCGGGAACGGCCTCCGCAGTCACTGCGGCCGCGCCGCCGCTGCCGAAGAAGATGCCGCGCGCGATTGCAGCGTCGCTGCCGCCGCTGTCCGGCTCGGCGACGCCGTTGCCGTCCCCGTCCGCCTCGAGCAGTGCATGCTCGGTCCGCATCCGGTTGGTCGAGGAGTAGGCGCGTTCCACCTCCAGCCGCGCGTACTCGAAAGCTTCGAGCAGCGACACGCGGCCATCCTTGTCGGTATCGCCTGCACGATCGTTGAATGCAGCGACGAAGTGCTCGCCGAAGACGGTCTCGTTGTCCTGGCCGGACGAACGGGTCGCAGTGACGATGACGCGGTTTTCCCCGGCCAGCGGCTCGACGAACCCGCCACTCGCGCTTGCCGCGTTCACTACGATCACGCGCTGCGTGGGGAACGACAGCAGCATTGCGCCCAGCTCACGCGCGGCCAGGTCCGGACCGGGCAGGTTGATGCGCGTGTCGGCGCCGTCCCCGGAGCCGTGGCCGAAGAACACCAGCAGCACCTGGTCGTCGGCTGCTGCCGCAGCCGCAATGCGGATGATCTGCTGGCTGATCGCGTCCTTCGTGGCGCGTCCATCGACGTTCCCACCCGCGCGTTCGGCCAGCCGGATGATGTCCGCGCCCGCGACTCCGGCCTGCTCGAGGCCGCGCACCAGCGAGCCGGCCCACGCGTCCCACTGCTCTGCGAAGCGCGGCTCACCGGAGATGCCCGAGACGATCAGCACGTGCGTGCGCTGCGCCGCGGCCGGCGCGGCGGTGGCGATGCAGGCGGAAACGGCGAGCAGTGCGGCTCGCGGGAAGCGGGACAGGAGACGTCGCATGATGCTCATACCAGGCCCCAGCGTCGCCGCATGCCCCATTCCGCGCCGACGAGACCGAGCATCAGGAGGAAGAGAATCGGCATGTCCCACAGCTCCCTGGTTTCGACGACGGTCGCGCCGTGCCCGGCCACTGCCAGGTCCTCGGGCAGCTGGTCGACCTGGTCCAGGGTGTAGTAGCGGCCGCCCGTCTCCTCGGCGATACGGCGCAGCAGGTCGACGTGCATACCGGCGTCGAAGTACTCGCCCATGCCGGGTGCAACACGGAACCAGGCGGGCTCGCCGGTGATGGTCCGGCCATCGATCGTCGCCACCACGTCGACGCGGTGCAGCCCCTCCTCGCCAGCGGCAAAGCTGGCCGCGTACGCACCGTCGCGGTCGATGGTCCAGGCGAGCGGGACCTCGCTGGTCTCGCCGGATGGCGCAGTGACGCGCGCCACCACCTCGGCTCCGTTGACGCCGATATAGCGCTCGTCATCCACCTGTGCCGAGAGCCGGACAGGCTCCCCGGCGCTGACGCGGTCCTGTTCCACGGCTGCAATGACCTGGCGCGGCACGCCGTCCACCAGCCAGCGCAGCATCTGTCGCCAGAACGTCTCGTGCGACATGTCGTCGACCGGCACGTCCGCATGCATCTGCCAGAGCCAGGAGTCATGCGGGGTGAACACCACTGACAGCCCTCGGCCGTAGCGCTGCGCGGCGAGCACGATGTGATCGCCGTCGTCGCCCTCCCCGGTCAGCAGCACACTCGCTCCCGGCTTCGCCCGGCCGACACGGTTGAACAGGGTGAGCGGCGGGAGTCGCTGCCAGATCGCGGCCGCGGAGTCCGCGCTGGCGACGAGCCGCGTCACGGCGTGCGCCGCGCCGTCGCGTGTCGGACGGATCGCGATCTCCTCGAAGTAGGATGCGTCCGCCTGCTGCGGCAGTGTGACCGGCAGGACGTCGGCGACCGGCGTGCCCGCCCAACCGCCCTCCGCCAGTGAGCGCGGTCCGCCCAGCACGAGCAGCCCACCGCCGCGCTCGCTCGCGAAATCCGCGATCATCTGCAGCTGGTCATGCGTGAAGAAGCTCGCCTCGACGCTGCCGAGCACCAGCGCCCGGTAGCGGAACAGCTCGTCACGGGTGCGTGGGAAGATGCCGGCCAGCTCGCCCGCACTGTCCACGGCGAGTCGCATGAAGCGGTTCTCGGCGGTGCGCTGCAGCACGACGAGCTGGAGGTTCTCGTCCTCCTCGACGGCGCGGCGCAGGAACTTCATCTCGAAGCGCGGCTCGCCTTCGAAGTACAGGATCTTTTCCCGTGCATCGCGCACGTGGATCAGCATGTCCTGCACGTTGTTCTCGGGGATGCGCTCGTCGTCACGAGGCGCGATGCGGAACGTGAAGCGACGCGCTCCCGGCTGCTCCGCGGTGAACGACACACGCACGGGCAACGGCTCGCCGTCCCGCGGCAGCTCAATGGACTCCCGGGCGACGATGCGCCCCTCGTCCTCGACGGTGATGTCGACCCGCTCGCCCGCGTAACCGCGCTGTGCGACGACCAGGTCCGTCGCCAGTGTCGCGCCCTGCAGCACCTCAGCAGGTGCGCCCGCGCGACTCAGCTCGATGTCACGGTCGACGTGCTCGCGTCCGACGCCCACCGCGTAGACCGGGGCGCCCGCGGCGCGCAGCGCAAGCAGCGATTCCGCGAGCGCCGCGGCGTCGCTTTCGCCGCCGTCGCTCACGACGACGATCCCCGCAACCGGCAGCGAGGCGAGCTCGGCGCGCGCCCGGTCGAGGGCGGGCGCAAGGCGCGTACGCTCCCCTGCGAACGAAAGGGAGGCGACGTCGTCGAGTCGGCGTGCGGCGTCGGAGAAGGCGTACTGGCGGACGCGGAATCGATCCGAAAGCGCCTGCAGCAGCGCACCATCGGGTGCGAGCACCCGCTGCGCCGATGCGGCGCGCGGCTCGCCGCCATCCGTGATACGCATGCTGCGCGAGTCGTCGACCAGGAGAGCCACATGGTTCTGCTGCGGCACGACCGTGGACAGGATCAGCTGAGGACGCAGCAGGCAGAAACCCAGGATCGCGAGCACCGCGACGCGCAGCGCTGCCAGCGTCGCCTTCTGAGGCAGAGTGCGGTGCCGCACGCGCAGGTACGATACCGCCGCGCCGATCGCCACCAGGGTCACGAAGCCGACGACCCAGGAGACCGGCAGCGGTGGCGCAAAGCCGATGCGGCCGGCGTCGAACACCGCCGGCCGATACTTGAAGAGCAAGGCGAGCAGACCGTCCACGGTACCAGCGCGCTGGAGTGAGTGTGCGGGTGGAGCTGCTGTGTCGTCGGGAAGCGCCCGCCATGAGCGCGTCGCCGCGGGAAGCCGCGGCGCGGGTGTGACTCTGTATTCCTGCCTCTACCGAAGGACGCGCGGCAGGTTCCGTGCGTTGACGCGAGCGGGACCGCAGCCGCCCGCCACGTGACCGGCTCGCGGCGGCGCGTGATGGGCTGCGCTGTCGCTCAACGTCCTGCCGGGGCGAAGCGTCTCCTTTACAAACGCCGGGCCGGCGCGCACCCTGGCTGCATTCTGCCAGGAGCGCGGCTGCCGGCCGCCTCTGTTCCACAAGGTCAGCAGACACTCGAGGAGCGAGTCATGAGCCGAGCGCGAAGCGCAGCGGTACTGTCCGCCGTTCTCTCCCTTTTTCTGCTCGCCGGATGCGCGCGCAACCCGGCGCCCCGGCAGCCCACGCCGTCAGCAGGGCCGCAGGCCCGCAGCGACAGTGCGGGCGAGCGGCGGCAGGGGGCGCGCCCCTACGCCCGCGTGATCACGAGCAGCGCGATCACGTCCTCCGGCATCGTCGACGTGCACCGCGTCGACGACAAGCTGTTCTTCGAGATTCCGCGCTCGGTGCTCGGTCGCGACATGGTCCTGCTGCGCCGGCTCGCAGGCGGCCGCGGCAGCTCCAACAGCTCCTACGTCCGCTTCGAGCGTGAGGGCGACCGCGTGCTCCTGCGCCAGCTCGACTACGACGTGACCGCCGACACGGCGTCCGCAATCGCACGTGGCGTGGATCGCCTGCGATTCGGTCCGATCATTGCCTCGATGGACGTCGCGACGTGGGGCGCGGACAGTGCGGCCGTGGTCGACGCCACCAGGCTGTTCACGAGCAACATCCGCGAGATGGCGGCCGTCGAGACGCCGAATTCCGACCGCAGCTTCGTGCGCCACGCGTTCGCGACGCCGACCAGCATCGAGATCGATGCCGTGCAGACTGGCAACGCGCCACGCCCGACCGGTCCGTTTGCGCCGCCGCCCGAGCCCGGCGAGGACCGGCGGCCGGAGACCGTGAGCGCCAACGTGCACTGGTCGTTCCGCGTGCTGCCGGCCGAGCCGATGATGCCGCGTCTCTGGGACGCGCGCGTCGGCTACATCTCCATCTCCATCTTCGACTACTCACGCCCCGAGCATCGCGCCGAGCAGCGACGCTACATCCGCCGCTTCCGGCTCGAGAAGCAGAATCCTACCGCCGCCGTGTCCGAGCCGGTCGAGAAGATCGTTTTCTGGATCGACCCGGCGACGCCCGAGTGGCTGCAGCCCTGGGTGAAGCGGGGCGTGGAGGACTGGCTCCCTGCATACGAGGGTGCAGGCTTCCGCAACGCCATCGAGGCGCGGGTCGCACCGGCAGAGGACGCGGACTCGCTCTTCTCGATCTACTCGGCGAACAACTCGGTCGTTTACTGGCGCCCGTCGGAGGTGCAGAACGCGACCGGCGGCCAGGTGGTCGACCCGCGCACGGGCCAGATCCTGAAGGCCGAGGTCAACATGTACCACAACGTGATGAACCTGCTGCGCAACTGGTACTTCACGCAGGTCGGACCGCTCGATCCCCAGGCCCGGGCACTGCCGCTGCCGGACTCGCTCATGGGGGAGCTGGTGCGCTACGTCGTCGCACACGAGGTCGGTCACGCGATCGGCTTCCCACACAACATGAAGGCCAGCTCGATGTATCCGACGGACAGCATCCGCAGCGAAAGCTTCCTCCGCCGCATGGGCGGGCACGTCGCAACGCTGATGGACTATTCGCGCTTCAACTACGTCGCGCAGCCGGAGGACAGCATCCCGCCCGAGCTGCTCGTGCCGGGAATCGGGCCGTACGACAGGTTCGCCATCATGTGGGGCCACACACCGATCGACGGAGCGCGCACGCCCGACGAGGAGCGGCCGACGCTGGACCGCTGGGCGCGCATGCAGGACACGGTTCCGTGGTTCCGTTTCTCGACGGTGGATGCGCCGAATGACCCGGGCAACATCACCGAAGCCGTCGGCGACGCGGACGCCGTGCAGGCCAGCGAGCTGGGGCTGCGCAACCTGCGCCGCGTCGTGGACATGCTGCTCGACGTCGCGGAGCGGCCCGGTCGCGATTACGCGCTGCTGGACGAGCTGTACGGCAACGCGATCTCGCAGTGGGG
This DNA window, taken from Longimicrobiales bacterium, encodes the following:
- a CDS encoding zinc-dependent metalloprotease — encoded protein: MSRARSAAVLSAVLSLFLLAGCARNPAPRQPTPSAGPQARSDSAGERRQGARPYARVITSSAITSSGIVDVHRVDDKLFFEIPRSVLGRDMVLLRRLAGGRGSSNSSYVRFEREGDRVLLRQLDYDVTADTASAIARGVDRLRFGPIIASMDVATWGADSAAVVDATRLFTSNIREMAAVETPNSDRSFVRHAFATPTSIEIDAVQTGNAPRPTGPFAPPPEPGEDRRPETVSANVHWSFRVLPAEPMMPRLWDARVGYISISIFDYSRPEHRAEQRRYIRRFRLEKQNPTAAVSEPVEKIVFWIDPATPEWLQPWVKRGVEDWLPAYEGAGFRNAIEARVAPAEDADSLFSIYSANNSVVYWRPSEVQNATGGQVVDPRTGQILKAEVNMYHNVMNLLRNWYFTQVGPLDPQARALPLPDSLMGELVRYVVAHEVGHAIGFPHNMKASSMYPTDSIRSESFLRRMGGHVATLMDYSRFNYVAQPEDSIPPELLVPGIGPYDRFAIMWGHTPIDGARTPDEERPTLDRWARMQDTVPWFRFSTVDAPNDPGNITEAVGDADAVQASELGLRNLRRVVDMLLDVAERPGRDYALLDELYGNAISQWGRYNGHVAAIVAGAETQERYGTGRRFEPVPRERQRDAMRFLAANAFRVPQWFVDDEILFRIEAEGHVDRIRQAQAGVLGTLLNEFRIRRLAEYEALLPAGQAYTVGDMMEDLRAGVWSELSQNRVSIDVYRRNLQRAHIEALNTLLSPPEPPRNAALFGPQRPRYPSDTRAAARGELVTLRQQANAALGRAANSMTRLHLRDVVMEIDRILEPQS
- a CDS encoding glutamine amidotransferase — encoded protein: MDGLLALLFKYRPAVFDAGRIGFAPPLPVSWVVGFVTLVAIGAAVSYLRVRHRTLPQKATLAALRVAVLAILGFCLLRPQLILSTVVPQQNHVALLVDDSRSMRITDGGEPRAASAQRVLAPDGALLQALSDRFRVRQYAFSDAARRLDDVASLSFAGERTRLAPALDRARAELASLPVAGIVVVSDGGESDAAALAESLLALRAAGAPVYAVGVGREHVDRDIELSRAGAPAEVLQGATLATDLVVAQRGYAGERVDITVEDEGRIVARESIELPRDGEPLPVRVSFTAEQPGARRFTFRIAPRDDERIPENNVQDMLIHVRDAREKILYFEGEPRFEMKFLRRAVEEDENLQLVVLQRTAENRFMRLAVDSAGELAGIFPRTRDELFRYRALVLGSVEASFFTHDQLQMIADFASERGGGLLVLGGPRSLAEGGWAGTPVADVLPVTLPQQADASYFEEIAIRPTRDGAAHAVTRLVASADSAAAIWQRLPPLTLFNRVGRAKPGASVLLTGEGDDGDHIVLAAQRYGRGLSVVFTPHDSWLWQMHADVPVDDMSHETFWRQMLRWLVDGVPRQVIAAVEQDRVSAGEPVRLSAQVDDERYIGVNGAEVVARVTAPSGETSEVPLAWTIDRDGAYAASFAAGEEGLHRVDVVATIDGRTITGEPAWFRVAPGMGEYFDAGMHVDLLRRIAEETGGRYYTLDQVDQLPEDLAVAGHGATVVETRELWDMPILFLLMLGLVGAEWGMRRRWGLV
- a CDS encoding tetratricopeptide repeat protein, with amino-acid sequence MTKRTVLVMGAALLLHPGCARAQEDGREALRTGRYQDAIAALGREAAAGDADALAALARTLIEVGRYEDAESAVRDWDGEITPALGAVYGEALLAQGRLEDAERAFLLALRGQSPLGSPEAAPSQSVQLAAGAERALLNAGLLAWRTGEREQALHHFDRFIDIYNGGAAQSSDALVAVGVAVSYLGRRDPQLFHDANRALGEAVARDPANHEARVQRGLLFLEKYNTTDAGALFREVLEQNPRHPGALLGLARVRMIEGVGDPGEPIGQALETNPRLVDAHLLRARMQMIGEQYDSAASAIRSALAIDSSSLDARTMDAANAYLRGDDWNSRVQAVLRRNPRHSTVYTTIGELAVQTRRYRDAVRMAERAISVDSTDWAAHALRGLNLMRIGDAAAARASLEAAFAGDPFNVWVKNTLDLLDTYPRYVERTTPRFAFFLHRDEADLLFPYAAALAEEAYDAISERYGHEPETPVRVEVYPRHADFSVRTVGLAGLG